The following proteins come from a genomic window of Rattus norvegicus strain BN/NHsdMcwi chromosome 8, GRCr8, whole genome shotgun sequence:
- the Rbm15b gene encoding putative RNA-binding protein 15B, translating into MKRQNERDSSPSGRGSSSSAKRPREREREAEAGGRRAAHKASGGTKHPVPARARDKPRGSGGGGGHRDGRAAGDANHRASSGRSSGAPGGGGRTGKASGDPGAGGASPRASPLPPPPPPPGAEPAGPGTTAAPEYKTLLISSLSPALPAEHLEDRLFHQFKRFGEISLRLSHTPELGRVAYVNFRHPQDAREARQHALARQLLLYDRPLKVEPVYLRGGGSSRRSSSSSAAASTPPPGPPTPADPLGYLPLHGGYQYKQRSLSPVAAPPLREPRARHAAAAFALDAAAAAAVGLSRERALDYYGLYDDRGRPYSYQAVCEEDLMPEDDQRATRNLFIGNLDHSVSEVELRRAFEKYGIIEEVVIKRPARGQGGAYAFLKFQNLDMAHRAKVAMSGRVIGRNPIKIGYGKANPTTRLWVGGLGPNTSLAALAREFDRFGSIRTIDHVKGDSFAYIQYESLDAAQAACAKMRGFPLGGPDRRLRVDFAKAEETRYPQQYQPSPLPVHYELLTDGYTRHRNLDADLRVRDRTPPHLLYSDRDRTFLEGDWTSLSKSSDRRNSLEGYSRSVRSRSGERWGADGDRSIAKPWEERRKRRSLSSDRGRTTHSPYEERSRTKGGGQQSERGSDRTPERSRKENHSSEGTKESGSNSLSNSRHSAEERSHHHHHHEAPDSSHGKKTRESERNHRTTEAEPKTLEEPKHETKKLKTLSEYAQTLQLGWNGLLVLKNSCFPTSMHILEGDQGVISGLLKDHTSGSKLTQLKIAQRLRLDQPKLDEVTRRIKQGSPNGYAVLLAIQSTPSGPGAEGMPMVEPGLQRRLLRNLVSYLKQKQAAGVISLPVGGSKGRDSTGMLYAFPPCDFSQQYLQSALRTLGKLEEEHMVIVIVRDAA; encoded by the coding sequence ATGAAGCGGCAGAACGAGCGAGACTCCAGCCCGAGCGGGCGTGGCTCGTCATCGTCCGCCAAGCGGCCGCGGGAGCGCGaacgggaggcagaggcgggcgggCGGCGAGCAGCGCACAAGGCCTCCGGCGGCACCAAGCACCCGGTTCCAGCGCGGGCTCGTGACAAGCCCCGCGGCAGTGGCGGAGGCGGCGGACATCGCGACGGGCGCGCTGCTGGGGATGCGAATCACCGAGCAAGCAGCGGGCGCTCCTCAGGCGCGCCCGGAGGCGGAGGACGCACCGGCAAGGCCTCCGGGGACCCGGGTGCTGGGGGCGCGTCGCCCCGCGCATCTCCACTCCCGCCGCCCCCGCCGCCCCCCGGGGCGGAACCTGCGGGTCCCGGTACCACGGCGGCTCCGGAGTACAAGACGCTCCTCATCAGCAGCCTGAGCCCCGCGCTGCCGGCCGAGCACTTGGAGGACCGGCTCTTCCACCAGTTCAAGCGGTTCGGTGAGATCAGCCTGCGCCTGTCACACACACCGGAGCTGGGCCGCGTGGCCTATGTGAACTTCCGGCACCCACAGGACGCGCGTGAGGCCCGCCAGCACGCCTTGGCCCGTCAGCTGCTGCTCTACGACCGCCCGCTCAAGGTAGAGCCCGTGTACCTGCGCGGCGGCGGGAGCAGTCGgcgcagtagcagcagcagcgcCGCTGCCTCCACGCCGCCCCCAGGGCCTCCCACGCCCGCGGACCCTCTGGGCTATCTGCCCCTGCACGGGGGCTACCAGTACAAGCAGCGCTCTCTGTCTCCGGTAGCCGCCCCGCCCCTGCGGGAGCCCCGTGCGCGGCACGCCGCGGCAGCCTTCGCCCTGGATGCTGCTGCCGCGGCTGCCGTGGGACTGTCTCGGGAGCGAGCCCTGGACTATTACGGGCTGTACGACGACCGCGGGCGCCCGTACAGCTACCAGGCCGTGTGCGAGGAGGACCTGATGCCGGAGGATGATCAGAGAGCCACTCGAAATCTCTTCATCGGGAACCTGGACCACAGTGTATCTGAAGTGGAGCTTCGACGGGCCTTCGAGAAGTATGGCATCATTGAGGAGGTGGTCATCAAGAGGCCTGCCCGCGGCCAAGGTGGTGCCTATGCCTTCCTTAAGTTTCAGAACCTGGACATGGCACACAGGGCCAAGGTGGCTATGTCTGGCCGGGTGATTGGCAGAAACCCTATAAAGATAGGCTACGGCAAGGCTAACCCTACCACCCGCCTCTGGGTGGGTGGTCTTGGACCTAACACCTCGCTGGCGGCCCTGGCCAGAGAATTCGATCGCTTTGGGAGCATTCGGACCATCGATCACGTCAAAGGAGACAGCTTTGCCTACATCCAGTACGAGAGCCTGGATGCAGCCCAAGCTGCCTGTGCTAAAATGAGGGGCTTTCCCTTGGGTGGTCCAGATCGCAGGCTCCGGGTGGATTTTGCCAAAGCAGAGGAGACTCGATATCCCCAGCAGTACCAGCCCTCACCTCTCCCTGTGCATTATGAGCTGCTCACTGATGGATATACCCGGCATCGAAACTTGGATGCTGACCTTAGGGTGCGGGACAGGACCCCTCCGCACCTTCTGTATTCAGATCGAGACCGGACCTTTTTGGAAGGGGACTGGACCAGCCTTAGTAAAAGTTCAGACCGCAGAAACAGCCTGGAGGGCTATAGCCGCTCAGTGCGAAGCCGGAGTGGTGAGCGCTGGGGGGCAGATGGGGACCGGAGCATAGCCAAGCCCTGGGAAGAGAGACGAAAGCGGAGGAGCCTTTCCAGTGACCGCGGGAGGACAACTCACTCCCCTTATGAGGAACGGAGCAGGACCAAGGGTGGGGGGCAGCAGTCTGAGCGAGGCTCGGACCGCACCCCTGAGCGTAGCCGAAAGGAGAACCACTCCAGTGAAGGGACCAAGGAGTCAGGCAGCAACTCCCTCAGCAACAGCAGACATAGTGCTGAGGAAAGgagccaccatcaccaccaccacgaGGCTCCAGACTCTTCCCATGGGAAAAAGACTAGAGAGAGTGAACGCAATCATCGGACCACTGAGGCAGAGCCCAAGACTCTTGAAGAGCCAAAACATGAGACCAAAAAGCTAAAGACTCTGTCAGAGTATGCACAGACACTGCAGCTGGGTTGGAATGGGCTCCTAGTGCTGAAAAACAGCTGCTTTCCGACTTCTATGCACATCCTTGAGGGGGACCAGGGGGTTATCAGTGGTCTCCTCAAAGACCACACTTCTGGCAGCAAGCTGACCCAACTAAAGATTGCCCAGCGTCTTCGCCTGGATCAGCCCAAACTGGATGAGGTCACCCGTCGCATCAAGCAGGGGAGCCCTAACGGCTATGCTGTGCTCCTAGCCATCCAGTCAACCCCCAGCGGGCCTGGCGCTGAGGGGATGCCCATGGTGGAGCCAGGCCTGCAGAGGCGGCTTCTCAGGAACCTGGTCTCCTACTTAAAACAGAAGCAGGCTGCAGGGGTGATCAGCTTGCCGGTGGGTGGGTCTAAGGGCAGAGACAGCACTGGCATGCTCTATGCCTTCCCGCCCTGCGACTTCTCACAGCAGTACCTCCAGTCAGCACTTCGGACATTGGGCAAGTTAGAGGAAGAACACATGGTGATAGTCATAGTAAGAGACGCCGCCTAG